Proteins from a single region of Verrucosispora sp. NA02020:
- the prfA gene encoding peptide chain release factor 1, with the protein MSSERLAALLDEYAELEKRLADPAIHADQGTARRVGRRYAELVPLHKAAGELAQARADLVAARELAAEDASFAAEAETIASTLPALEERLAELLIPRDPHDAKDVIVEIKAGEGGEESALFAGDLLRMYTRYAERRGWLTEVIDAQDSDLGGVKDVSLAIKTKGVPDGGNGVWSRLKWEGGVHRVQRVPVTESQGRIHTSAAGVLVLPEAEEVDVTIDPNELRIDVFRSSGPGGQSVNTTDSAVRITHLPTGIVVSCQNEKSQLQNREQALRILRARLLAAAQEQADAAASDARKAQVRTVDRSERIRTYNFPQNRITDHRIGYTAYNLDLALAGDLDGVLDALSEADRAARLAGDPELTRR; encoded by the coding sequence ATGAGCAGCGAGCGCCTGGCCGCCCTCCTCGACGAGTACGCCGAGTTGGAGAAGCGCCTGGCCGACCCCGCCATCCACGCCGACCAGGGCACCGCCCGTCGGGTCGGCCGCCGGTACGCCGAACTGGTGCCGCTGCACAAGGCCGCCGGGGAGTTGGCGCAGGCCCGGGCCGACCTGGTAGCGGCACGGGAGTTGGCCGCCGAGGACGCGTCGTTCGCGGCCGAGGCGGAGACGATCGCGTCGACGCTGCCGGCCCTGGAGGAACGCCTGGCCGAGCTGCTCATCCCGCGTGACCCGCACGACGCCAAGGACGTCATCGTCGAGATCAAGGCCGGTGAGGGCGGCGAGGAGTCGGCGCTGTTCGCCGGTGACCTGCTGCGGATGTACACCCGGTACGCGGAGCGGCGGGGCTGGCTCACCGAGGTGATCGATGCCCAGGACTCCGACCTCGGTGGGGTCAAGGACGTCTCGCTGGCGATCAAGACCAAGGGCGTACCCGACGGGGGCAACGGCGTCTGGTCCCGGCTCAAGTGGGAGGGCGGCGTGCACCGGGTGCAGCGGGTGCCGGTGACCGAGTCGCAGGGGCGGATCCACACCAGCGCGGCCGGCGTCCTCGTGTTGCCGGAGGCCGAGGAGGTCGACGTCACCATCGACCCGAACGAGCTGCGGATCGACGTGTTCCGGTCGTCCGGTCCCGGTGGCCAGTCGGTCAACACCACGGACTCGGCGGTGCGGATCACCCACCTGCCGACCGGCATCGTGGTCTCCTGCCAGAACGAGAAGTCCCAGTTGCAGAACCGGGAGCAGGCCCTGCGGATCCTGCGCGCCCGGCTGCTCGCCGCCGCCCAGGAGCAGGCCGACGCCGCCGCCTCGGACGCGCGTAAGGCGCAGGTCCGCACGGTGGACCGCTCGGAGCGGATCCGCACCTACAACTTCCCGCAGAACCGGATCACCGACCACCGGATCGGCTACACCGCGTACAACCTGGATCTGGCCCTGGCCGGCGACCTGGACGGCGTGCTCGACGCGCTCAGTGAGGCGGACCGGGCCGCCCGCCTGGCCGGCGACCCGGAGCTGACCCGCCGCTGA
- a CDS encoding diguanylate cyclase produces the protein MGWLDRVDDQVDALTKARALQEVSRSAEASALLDRVLCTSSDSRVRADALVQRLSALINLGRTAEYTRAIEEASAAVRDLAEPYLHGHLNALAALAAHHQGALDRCVTHLVKAARALGAVDDPDRDTAWGWHDLAMAYSYLSFHGYALGAIERARQLGTAAGIPEETFAAPGIRLRNAVALDHTGDSDGCLRVLRDVATDLDRFVTAGRADRLRPSSLAAYGYAAARRAALGDVIDSPSGADPARLLGHGADSARARDMRQLGQACLAVAAGRPIEAVTRLDAVQVSAETLGAAEPARLRSIALARAGDHAAAHRADRLAFRLAAQRHDRLRDVYIDGIAARIDHEEMRREAARFEGEALTDPLTGLPNRRRLERYIAAVVARGERVVIGVCDLDGFKAVNTRHGHHSGDLVLQRVAGVINRVMRRGDFVARYGGDEFVVVLAGAGMSEAAEVARRIDAAIRTEDWESLVPGTPVGVSIGFAEVGAAGPGHRDALGAAFEAADREMLQAKVRPRSA, from the coding sequence GTGGGCTGGCTCGACCGGGTCGATGACCAGGTTGACGCCCTGACGAAGGCGCGGGCGTTGCAGGAGGTGAGCCGCTCGGCCGAGGCGTCCGCGCTCCTGGATCGGGTGCTGTGCACCAGCAGCGACTCCCGGGTCCGCGCCGACGCGCTCGTCCAGCGGCTCTCGGCGTTGATCAATCTCGGTCGTACGGCGGAGTACACCCGGGCGATCGAGGAGGCTTCCGCCGCCGTCCGCGACCTCGCCGAGCCGTACCTGCACGGCCACCTCAACGCGCTGGCCGCGCTGGCCGCCCACCACCAGGGCGCGCTGGACCGCTGCGTGACGCACCTGGTGAAGGCCGCCCGGGCGCTGGGCGCGGTCGACGACCCGGACCGCGACACCGCCTGGGGCTGGCACGACCTGGCGATGGCGTACTCCTATCTCAGCTTCCACGGGTACGCGCTCGGTGCGATCGAACGGGCCCGTCAGCTCGGCACCGCCGCCGGAATCCCGGAGGAGACCTTCGCCGCCCCCGGGATCCGGCTGCGCAACGCGGTCGCCCTGGACCACACCGGCGACAGCGACGGGTGCCTGCGGGTCCTGCGGGACGTCGCCACCGACCTGGACCGGTTCGTCACCGCCGGCCGCGCCGACCGGCTGCGGCCGAGCAGCCTGGCCGCGTACGGCTACGCGGCGGCCCGCCGGGCCGCCCTCGGCGACGTGATCGACTCGCCGTCCGGGGCCGACCCGGCCCGGTTGCTCGGCCACGGCGCGGACAGCGCCCGGGCCCGCGACATGCGCCAACTCGGCCAGGCATGCCTGGCGGTGGCGGCCGGTCGGCCGATCGAGGCGGTCACCCGCCTGGACGCCGTCCAGGTCTCCGCCGAGACGCTGGGCGCGGCCGAACCGGCACGCCTGCGCAGCATCGCGTTGGCCCGCGCCGGTGACCACGCGGCGGCACACCGCGCCGACCGGCTGGCCTTCCGGCTCGCCGCGCAACGACACGACCGGCTCCGCGACGTCTACATCGACGGCATCGCCGCCCGGATCGACCACGAGGAGATGCGTCGCGAGGCGGCCCGGTTCGAGGGCGAGGCGCTGACCGATCCGCTGACCGGGCTGCCGAACCGGCGCCGTCTGGAGCGGTACATCGCCGCGGTGGTCGCCCGGGGCGAACGGGTGGTGATCGGCGTCTGCGACCTGGACGGCTTCAAGGCGGTCAACACCCGGCACGGCCACCACTCGGGCGACCTGGTCCTCCAGCGCGTCGCCGGGGTGATCAACCGGGTGATGCGCCGGGGCGACTTCGTGGCCCGCTACGGCGGCGACGAGTTCGTCGTGGTGCTGGCCGGTGCCGGGATGTCCGAGGCCGCCGAGGTGGCGCGCCGGATCGACGCCGCGATCCGGACCGAGGACTGGGAGTCGCTGGTGCCCGGCACGCCGGTCGGCGTCAGCATCGGCTTCGCCGAGGTGGGCGCCGCCGGGCCGGGACACCGCGACGCGCTCGGCGCCGCGTTCGAGGCCGCCGACCGCGAGATGTTGCAGGCCAAGGTCCGGCCGCGCAGCGCCTGA
- the rpmE gene encoding 50S ribosomal protein L31 has product MKSNIHPEYVTTNVTCSCGNTFTTRSTAKGGAIHVETCSACHPFYTGKQRVLDTAGRVAKFQQKYAKVQAKKAK; this is encoded by the coding sequence ATGAAGTCCAACATCCACCCGGAGTACGTGACCACGAACGTCACCTGCTCCTGCGGCAACACCTTCACCACCCGCAGCACCGCGAAGGGCGGCGCGATCCACGTCGAGACGTGCAGCGCCTGCCACCCGTTCTACACGGGCAAGCAGCGTGTCCTGGACACCGCGGGCCGGGTCGCGAAGTTCCAGCAGAAGTACGCCAAGGTTCAGGCCAAGAAGGCCAAGTAG